A part of Aegilops tauschii subsp. strangulata cultivar AL8/78 chromosome 2, Aet v6.0, whole genome shotgun sequence genomic DNA contains:
- the LOC109769564 gene encoding uncharacterized protein, translating to MRRALRHRPRLQPPAQTPPAPTSPLPWYAAPRAPPSHSPSTTEADPLIVAASEVALTLPVHPAPLPATAPAPLLRLLPAFTSAHFLSILRSNPLSLPPLPLLSLFRLLLLASPPGLFRHTPSSFLSMSHLLLLHRLPDLARPLLRLLVSRLGRSSPPRLLPLLVPAASPGDPAPLVSELAAAYADEGLLADACSLVLLALRGGTRLPPPVCFGLMSRLPTTPEAYAFYLQLLDAGMTPEVRQFNVLMRDFVRLGDLASARKVFDEMRTRGVQPTVVSFNTLISGMCRARDLDGVDGLYKGMAQMGITPDAYTYSALIKGLSSSGRMEDATMMFGEMRERGVKPNAIVFTTLIDAHCKDGDVKAGMDLYQDMRARGVMPDLVAYNALVNGLCRARNFEAAECIVEEMRGTGLKPDKMTYTTLIDGSCKDGKLDTAMDIKQKMAEEEVALDEVTYTALISGLSKAGRPVDAERVLVEMMEAGLEPDNTTYTMVIDAFCRKGDVKTGFKLLKEMQNKGRKPGVVTYNVIMSGLCKLGQLKNADMLLNAMLNIGVSPDDITYNILLDGQCKHGKVTDSEELKSANGMVPDFGVYTSLISELVKKKPAKSYHDR from the coding sequence ATGCGGAGAGCCCTCCGCCACCGCCCGCGCCTCCAGCCCCCCGCTCAAACACCGCCGGCGCCGACCTCCCCTCTCCCATGGTACGCCGCACCGCGGGCGCCGCCATCGCATTCGCCGTCCACGACCGAGGCCGACCCCCTGATCGTCGCCGCCTCCGAAGTCGCGCTCACTTTGCCAGTCCACCCCGCCCCGCTCCCGGCCAcggcgccggcgccgctcctGCGCCTCCTCCCCGCCTTCACCTCCGCCCACTTCCTCTCAATCCTCCGCTCCAACCCCCTCTCCCTCCCGCCGCTcccgctcctctccctcttccgCCTACTTCTTCTCGCTTCCCCTCCCGGCCTCTTCCGCCACacgccctcctccttcctctccatgtcccacctcctcctcctccaccgcctccCGGACCTCGCTCGCCCGCTCCTCCGCCTCCTAGTCTCCCGACTCGGCCGCTCCTCTCCGCCGCGCCTCCTCCCACTCCTCGTCCCCGCTGCCTCCCCCGGAGACCCCGCCCCTCTCGTCTCCGAACTCGCTGCGGCGTACGCCGACGAGGGCCTCCTCGCCGACGCCTGCTCCCTCGTCCTCCTCGCCCTCCGCGGCGGCACCCGCCTACCGCCGCCCGTGTGTTTCGGCCTCATGAGCCGGCtccccactacccccgaagcatACGCTTTCTACCTGCAGCTGCTTGACGCCGGCATGACCCCGGAGGTCAGGCAGTTCAACGTGCTGATGCGAGATTTTGTGAGACTTGGAGACCTTGCGAGTGCGCGcaaggtgttcgacgaaatgcgaACCAGGGGCGTGCAGCCGACTGTGGTCAGCTTCAACACCTTGATTTCAGGCATGTGCCGAGCGCGCGATCTGGACGGTGTAGACGGGCTGTACAAGGGAATGGCGCAGATGGGTATCACACCTGATGCCTACACTTACAGTGCTCTGATAAAGGGTTTGTCCAGTTCAGGGAGGATGGAGGATGCAACAATGATGTTTGGTGAAATGCGCGAGAGAGGCGTGAAACCCAATGCCATTGTGTTCACAACATTGATCGATGCGCATTGCAAGGATGGGGATGTGAAGGCTGGAATGGACTTGTACCAGGACATGAGGGCAAGGGGTGTGATGCCAGATTTGGTGGCATACAATGCACTGGTGAATGGGCTTTGTCGGGCGAGAAATTTTGAGGCTGCCGAATGCATTGTGGAAGAGATGAGGGGTACAGGTCTGAAGCCAGATAAGATGACTTACACCACACTCATCGATGGTTCCTGCAAGGACGGCAAGCTAGACACAGCGATGGATATTAAGCAGAAAATGGCGGAAGAAGAGGTTGCGTTGGATGAGGTGACATATACGGCACTCATCTCCGGGCTGAGCAAGGCAGGACGGCCAGTCGATGCCGAGAGGGTCCTTGTTGAGATGATGGAAGCTGGTTTGGAGCCTGACAACACGACCTACACAATGGTGATTGACGCCTTCTGTAGGAAAGGCGACGTGAAGACAGGCTTTAAACTACTGAAGGAGATGCAGAACAAGGGTCGAAAACCAGGAGTTGTGACATACAACGTGATTATGAGTGGCCTCTGCAAGCTGGGGCAGCTGAAGAATGCCGACATGCTTCTGAATGCAATGCTCAATATAGGGGTGTCCCCAGATGATATCACATACAACATTCTCTTGGATGGGCAGTGCAAGCATGGAAAAGTTACTGATTCTGAAGAGCTGAAAAGTGCAAACGGAATGGTGCCAGATTTTGGCGTTTATACTTCACTGATCAGCGAACTTGTCAAGAAGAAACCAGCCAAGAGCTACCACGATAGATAA
- the LOC109769565 gene encoding vacuolar iron transporter 1, translating into MDGHGHGDGRQPMLEKGPPSHRERHFTAGEVVRDVIMGVSDGLTVPFALAAGLSGASAPSSLVLTAGLAEVAAGAISMGLGGYLAAQSEADHYKREMKREQDEIIAVPDTEAAEIGDIMAEYGLEPHEYGPVVEGLRRNPQAWLEFMMRFELGLEKPDPRRALQSALTIALSYIIGGLVPLLPYMFISTVQDAMLTSVGVTLLALLFFGYIKGRFTGNRPFLSAVQTTIIGAVASAAAYGMAKAVQAR; encoded by the exons atggacgGCCACGGCCACGGCGACGGCCGGCAGCCCATGCTGGAGAAGGGCCCGCCGAGCCACCGGGAGCGGCACTTCACGGCCGGGGAGGTGGTGCGCGACGTCATCATGGGCGTGTCCGACGGCCTCACCGTGCCCTTCGCCCTCGCCGCGGGCCTCTCCGGCGCCAGCGCGCCGTCATCGCTCGTCCTCACCGCCGGCCTCGCCGAGGTCGCCGCCGGGGCGATCTCCATGGGCCTCGGAGG GTACCTGGCTGCCCAGAGCGAGGCAGATCACTACAAGCGGGAGATGAAGAGGGAGCAGGACGAGATCATTGCCGTCCCAGACACCG AGGCTGCTGAGATTGGGGATATCATGGCAGAGTACGGGCTCGAACCGCATGAGTATGGCCCCGTTGTGGAGGGCCTCCGGAGGAACCCGCAGGCTTGGCTCGAGTTCATGATGAG GTTTGAGCTCGGATTGGAGAAGCCGGATCCTAGAAGAGCCTTGCAGAGTGCTTTAACAATAGCGCTATCTTATATCATCGGCGGATTGGTCCCTCTCCTGCCCTACATGTTCATCTCCACGGTCCAGGACGCCATGCTCACATCAGTTGGAGTAACGCTGCTCGCGCTCCTTTTCTTTGGCTACATCAAGGGTCGGTTTACTGGGAACCGCCCGTTCCTTAGCGCTGTCCAGACTACTATTATCGGTGCTGTTGCTTCTGCTGCGGCATACGGGATGGCGAAGGCTGTGCAAGCTAGATAA
- the LOC109769566 gene encoding anthranilate synthase beta subunit 1, chloroplastic codes for MDVVLIQSEIPPFYCIYNCKRAARFLPFRSAFLTPTPPRTKTQQAARLGTLLAGMACSHLAAASSPAAACTTLRARATSPVAGFARLPATLHPESGGLALRGRRAVTPVVVAAETAAAAPVADRDGTPAAVKQPIIVIDNYDSFTYNLCQYMGELGLNFEVYRNDELTIEEVKRMKPRGILISPGPGEPQDSGISLQTVLELGPTIPIFGVCMGLQCIGEAFGGKIIRVPSGVMHGKSSPVYYDEVLGKSIFEGLSNPFTAARYHSLVIEEESFPHDELEVTAWTEDGLVMAARHKKYTHIQGVQFHPESIITPEGKRIILNFARYVEEFEKQTSEGK; via the exons ATGGATGTCGTCCTAATCCAATCCGAAATCCCTCCCTTCTACTGTATATATAACTGCAAGCGCGCAGCTCGCTTTCTCCCGTTCCGTTCCGCGTTCCTGACCCCTACCCCGCCACGGACAAAAACCCAGCAAGCCGCGCGCCTCGGAACCCTCCTCGCCGGCATGGCCTGCTCCCACCTCGCCGCCGCCTCTTCACCGGCGGCCGCCTGCACTACGTTGCGCGCTCGGGCGACGTCCCCCGTCGCCGGCTTCGCGCGCCTTCCGGCCACCCTCC ATCCTGAGAGCGGTGGGTTGGCCCTCAGGGGCAGGAGGGCGGTCACGCCGGTGGTTGTCGCCGCCGAGACGGCCGCCGCGGCGCCGGTGGCCGACCGTGACGGAACCCCGGCCGCGGTGAAGCAGCCCATCATCGTCATCGACAACTATGATAGCTTTACCTACAACCTGTGCCAG TATATGGGGGAGCTTGGATTAAATTTTGAGGTGTACCGTAATGATGAACTTACCATAGAGGAGGTAAAGAG GATGAAACCACGAGGAATACTTATTTCTCCAGGGCCTG GTGAACCGCAAGATTCAGGTATATCATTGCAGACTGTTCTGGAACTTGGGCCAACCATCCCAATATTCGGAGTTTGCATGGGTCTGCAGTGCATTGGAGAGGCATTTGGAG GGAAGATTATCCGCGTTCCTTCTGGTGTGATGCATGGAAAAAGCTCTCCAGTTTACTATGACGAAGTTCTAGGAAAGTCCATATTCGAGGGCTTGTCAAA CCCTTTTACCGCCGCAAGATATCATAGCTTGGTCATTGAGGAGGAAAGCTTCCCACACGATGAACTGGAAGTCACGGCATGGACTGAAGATGGACTAGTCATGGCTGCTCGCCACAAGAAGTACACGCATATCCAG GGGGTCCAGTTCCACCCAGAGAGTATCATCACCCCTGAAGGCAAGAGAATCATCCTCAACTTTGCGAGATACGTCGAGGAGTTTGAGAAGCAGACCTCCGAGGGGAAGTAG